From a single Aquificaceae bacterium genomic region:
- the rsmI gene encoding 16S rRNA (cytidine(1402)-2'-O)-methyltransferase — MGKLYVVATPIGNLKDITLRALEVLQSVNFIACEDTRRTLILLNHYNIKEKKLISYYEPKESVQVPKVLKLLEKEDVALVSDAGMPSISDPGYRLIRACIEKGIPVEVVPGPSAVLTALVGSGLPTDRFAFVGFLPRKGLEKFYEELKAYTDTTLIAFESPNRLLKSLQAMEKVYGGELPVCVARELTKLHEEYIRGKLSEVLKELEGRGDIKGEVVVSWRIS, encoded by the coding sequence ATGGGGAAGCTCTATGTGGTGGCTACGCCCATCGGAAACCTCAAAGACATAACCCTGAGGGCTCTTGAGGTCCTCCAGAGCGTGAACTTTATAGCCTGTGAAGACACAAGGAGAACCCTCATACTGCTAAACCACTACAACATAAAGGAAAAAAAACTCATATCCTACTACGAGCCCAAGGAAAGCGTGCAGGTGCCAAAGGTGCTCAAGCTCCTTGAAAAGGAAGACGTGGCGCTGGTGAGCGATGCGGGCATGCCATCCATTTCAGACCCGGGTTACAGGCTAATTAGAGCCTGCATAGAAAAGGGCATTCCAGTGGAGGTCGTCCCCGGACCAAGTGCAGTGCTTACAGCCCTTGTGGGCTCGGGCCTGCCCACCGACAGGTTTGCCTTTGTGGGCTTTTTGCCACGAAAGGGGCTTGAGAAGTTCTATGAAGAGCTAAAAGCTTATACAGACACTACCCTCATAGCCTTTGAGTCACCCAACAGACTCCTGAAAAGCTTGCAGGCGATGGAGAAAGTCTACGGTGGGGAGCTTCCCGTTTGCGTTGCCAGAGAGCTCACAAAGCTTCACGAAGAATACATCAGAGGTAAACTTTCTGAGGTGCTCAAAGAGCTGGAAGGCAGGGGAGATATAAAGGGTGAGGTGGTTGTGTCGTGGAGGATTTCATGA
- the bioA gene encoding adenosylmethionine--8-amino-7-oxononanoate transaminase, with protein sequence MTDPQLLDRWDKEYFWHPFTQMKVYREEENLIFERGEGVYLYDIKGRRFIDAISSLWCNVHGHNHPELNRALIEQLQKVAHTTTLGSSNVPAILLAKRLMEIAPEGLTKVFYSEDGAEAVEIALKLAYQYWRNIGERRRVFITLSEAYHGDTLGAVSVGGIDLFHGTYRDLLFETIKLPSPYLFCRERYGGLCEECRDELLSMLEETLKSRDDIVAVSLEAGIQGAAGMLPFPRGFLRGVRELTRKYNTLLIVDEVATGFGRTGSMFYCEQEGVSPDFMCLGKGITGGYLPLAATLTTEEVFNAFLGEFGELKHFYHGHTYTGNNLACAVALANLEVFEKEKTLEKLQPKIEHLSKRLQEFWELPHVGDVRQLGFMAGIELVKDRSTGEKFPYGERTGFKVAYRCRERGVFLRPLGDVMVLMMPLVISLEDMDYVLDTLKWAIAQL encoded by the coding sequence ATGACAGACCCACAGCTCCTTGACCGCTGGGATAAGGAATACTTCTGGCATCCTTTCACCCAGATGAAGGTCTACCGGGAGGAGGAAAACCTCATATTTGAAAGGGGAGAGGGCGTTTATCTGTATGACATAAAGGGGAGGAGATTTATTGATGCCATATCTTCGCTGTGGTGCAACGTGCACGGACACAACCACCCAGAGCTAAACAGAGCCCTCATTGAACAGCTTCAGAAGGTGGCTCACACCACCACCCTCGGAAGCTCCAACGTGCCTGCCATATTGTTGGCAAAAAGGCTCATGGAGATTGCTCCAGAGGGTCTTACAAAGGTCTTTTATTCGGAGGACGGTGCGGAGGCAGTGGAGATTGCCCTCAAGCTGGCTTATCAGTACTGGAGAAACATAGGAGAAAGGAGAAGGGTCTTTATTACCCTTTCGGAAGCCTACCATGGGGACACCCTTGGAGCGGTAAGCGTTGGAGGCATTGACCTTTTTCATGGCACCTACAGAGACCTGCTCTTTGAAACCATAAAGCTACCTTCACCCTACCTATTCTGCAGAGAGAGATATGGCGGGCTCTGTGAAGAGTGCAGGGATGAGCTTTTGAGCATGCTGGAGGAGACTCTCAAGAGCAGGGATGACATTGTGGCAGTTAGCCTTGAGGCGGGCATTCAGGGTGCAGCGGGCATGCTTCCCTTTCCAAGGGGCTTTTTAAGGGGTGTGAGAGAGCTAACGAGAAAGTACAACACACTCCTTATAGTGGACGAGGTGGCAACGGGCTTTGGAAGGACGGGAAGTATGTTTTACTGTGAGCAGGAAGGGGTTAGCCCTGACTTTATGTGCCTCGGAAAGGGCATCACTGGAGGATATCTTCCCCTTGCGGCAACGCTCACCACAGAGGAGGTCTTCAACGCCTTTCTGGGAGAGTTTGGAGAGCTAAAGCACTTCTATCATGGACACACCTACACGGGCAACAACCTCGCCTGTGCGGTGGCTCTGGCAAACCTTGAGGTCTTTGAGAAGGAGAAAACTCTGGAAAAACTCCAGCCCAAGATAGAGCATCTCTCAAAGAGGCTCCAGGAGTTCTGGGAGCTTCCCCACGTGGGAGATGTGCGACAGCTGGGCTTTATGGCAGGCATAGAGCTGGTAAAGGACAGAAGCACCGGCGAGAAGTTCCCCTACGGAGAAAGAACCGGCTTTAAGGTTGCTTACAGATGCAGAGAAAGGGGCGTCTTTCTCAGACCCCTGGGCGATGTGATGGTGCTCATGATGCCACTGGTGATAAGCCTTGAGGATATGGACTATGTGCTGGACACTCTCAAGTGGGCTATAGCTCAGCTTTGA
- a CDS encoding nucleotidyltransferase domain-containing protein has protein sequence MRLSEEERRALKKALEGFEGEVYLFGSRLRDDLRGGDIDILLIPSKPENPVELALRVQTKFFMECEQDIDVLVYRDKPFFREMLKNAKRIRPEEL, from the coding sequence ATGAGGCTGTCGGAGGAGGAGAGAAGGGCTCTAAAGAAAGCACTTGAAGGCTTTGAGGGTGAGGTTTATCTCTTTGGCTCAAGGCTGAGGGACGACCTCAGGGGTGGGGACATAGACATATTGCTGATTCCTTCAAAGCCGGAAAACCCCGTAGAGCTCGCCCTCAGAGTTCAGACAAAGTTTTTCATGGAATGCGAGCAGGACATAGACGTGCTCGTCTACAGAGATAAGCCCTTTTTCAGAGAGATGCTGAAGAATGCAAAAAGGATTCGTCCAGAAGAGCTTTGA
- a CDS encoding folate-binding protein has product MQWLRLRRGKIKVYGKTGKLLPKGMAEEHTAFLHNLLTNDIKGMKENTLTYNLWLRQNGFPIGEFFVYRLGDSYLLDTPLDPDRVVEEFNRLKLSMRVYFEVLSMEHVFVFGEGVDEFLLSRFGFAQQEGEVREAKGVLVACNPIRLREKGYDLVGDLSGLELPGKELSEEEFEDLRVERLVPALGKELKDGFSPLEACLLKYAISLTKGCYVGQEAIARVHYRGRLPRVLALFEGEGLSEGEKIRHEDKDIGVITSVSPLRPLALGYVLRAKTQTQKVFETDRGNRVELLRLCDEAVGGGEKGSKEST; this is encoded by the coding sequence ATGCAATGGCTCAGGTTAAGGAGAGGAAAGATAAAGGTCTACGGAAAAACCGGTAAATTACTTCCAAAGGGCATGGCAGAAGAGCATACCGCCTTCCTGCACAACCTGCTCACCAACGACATAAAGGGTATGAAAGAAAACACCCTCACTTACAACCTCTGGCTCAGACAGAACGGCTTTCCTATAGGGGAATTTTTTGTCTACAGGCTGGGGGACAGCTACCTGCTTGATACCCCCCTTGACCCTGATAGGGTGGTGGAGGAGTTCAACCGTCTTAAGCTCTCCATGAGGGTTTACTTTGAGGTGCTCAGCATGGAGCATGTTTTTGTCTTTGGTGAAGGTGTAGATGAGTTTCTCCTTTCTCGCTTCGGTTTTGCACAGCAGGAGGGTGAGGTAAGGGAGGCGAAGGGTGTTCTTGTAGCCTGCAACCCCATAAGGCTCAGAGAGAAGGGCTACGACCTTGTGGGAGACCTCTCGGGTCTGGAGCTTCCCGGAAAAGAGCTCTCTGAGGAGGAGTTTGAAGACCTCAGGGTTGAAAGGCTCGTGCCAGCGCTTGGCAAAGAGTTAAAGGATGGCTTTTCCCCTCTTGAGGCGTGCCTTCTAAAATATGCCATAAGCCTTACAAAGGGCTGTTATGTGGGTCAGGAAGCCATAGCAAGGGTCCACTACAGGGGAAGGCTTCCGAGGGTGCTGGCACTCTTTGAAGGTGAGGGGCTTTCAGAGGGTGAGAAGATAAGGCATGAAGACAAAGACATAGGCGTTATAACTTCTGTGAGCCCTCTCAGACCTCTTGCCCTTGGTTATGTGCTCAGAGCAAAGACACAGACCCAGAAAGTCTTTGAGACGGACAGGGGAAACAGGGTAGAATTGTTGAGGCTGTGCGATGAGGCTGTCGGAGGAGGAGAGAAGGGCTCTAAAGAAAGCACTTGA
- a CDS encoding lipopolysaccharide core heptose(II) kinase RfaY, translated as MAHTRRKLHIAKVLAKHGFGFVLAKAGLGYLLPFHWGVMGHRKKKEPYREEEHLRLAFEELGVTFIKIGQILSTRPDIMPESYILELSKLQDRVPPSEPEQIRRIIEEELGKPVEEVFEYFEDEPLASASIGQVHRARLKDGKEVVLKVQKPGVEKEIEEDLAILEEFAERASRTELGRRWNIQSLVEEFSYTIRNELDYIREGRNCETFRKNFQDYRGVYMPEVYWDYTTRRVLCLEYVEGIKINSVPELTKAGYDLRALAKRGARIYIKMIFEDGFFHADPHPGNFLVMKDGRIALLDYGMVGTVSNMDRLNLFQLMYGILRNDLDLVMDALYDLGVSARTRSEKFLSRELEILFSYYFMQPVREVKLSKVVNDTLRLSYKYRMKLPSDLFLLLKTLALAEGTAIQLDPDFRLVKEIEPLVKKGFRRMIFPMLTKSEFVKNTLMLTKLGLEAVPKTKKFLRELERGELRVSVDYTGEEKLIEDLRKDINRLAMSVITLGFMIATAIILLFVVPHLLKEFVVYLMAGLTILMVLYGFVKLRKT; from the coding sequence ATGGCACACACCAGAAGGAAACTACACATAGCAAAAGTTCTTGCAAAGCATGGCTTTGGCTTTGTGTTGGCAAAAGCTGGACTTGGTTATTTACTTCCCTTCCACTGGGGTGTCATGGGACACAGAAAGAAGAAGGAGCCCTACAGGGAGGAGGAACATCTTAGGCTTGCTTTTGAGGAGCTTGGAGTAACCTTCATAAAGATAGGTCAGATACTCAGCACTAGGCCAGACATTATGCCAGAAAGCTACATACTTGAGCTTTCAAAACTTCAGGACAGGGTTCCACCCTCGGAACCGGAGCAGATAAGGAGGATAATTGAAGAAGAGCTTGGCAAGCCTGTGGAGGAGGTCTTTGAATACTTTGAGGATGAGCCCCTTGCCTCCGCATCCATAGGGCAGGTGCACAGGGCAAGGCTAAAGGATGGAAAGGAGGTAGTGCTCAAGGTCCAGAAGCCCGGTGTAGAGAAGGAAATAGAAGAGGACCTTGCCATACTTGAAGAGTTTGCAGAAAGAGCTTCAAGAACAGAACTTGGTAGAAGGTGGAACATACAGTCCCTTGTGGAGGAGTTTTCTTACACCATAAGGAATGAACTGGACTACATAAGGGAGGGGAGGAACTGTGAAACCTTTAGAAAGAATTTTCAGGATTACAGGGGTGTCTACATGCCAGAGGTTTATTGGGACTACACTACGAGGAGGGTTCTGTGCCTTGAGTATGTGGAGGGCATAAAGATAAACAGCGTGCCTGAACTAACAAAAGCGGGATACGACCTCAGGGCTCTTGCGAAGAGAGGTGCAAGGATATACATAAAGATGATATTTGAAGATGGCTTCTTCCATGCTGACCCACATCCGGGGAACTTTCTTGTCATGAAAGATGGAAGAATAGCCCTTCTGGACTACGGCATGGTGGGCACTGTGAGCAACATGGACAGGCTAAACCTCTTTCAGCTCATGTATGGCATACTCAGGAATGACCTTGACCTTGTGATGGATGCCCTCTACGATCTTGGAGTTTCTGCGAGAACAAGGAGCGAGAAATTCCTCAGCAGGGAGCTTGAAATACTCTTTTCTTACTACTTTATGCAACCCGTGAGGGAGGTCAAACTCTCCAAGGTAGTGAACGACACTCTGAGGCTTTCCTACAAATACAGGATGAAACTGCCCTCAGACCTATTCCTTCTTCTTAAAACCCTCGCTCTTGCGGAGGGGACTGCCATACAGCTTGACCCGGACTTCAGGCTTGTTAAGGAGATAGAGCCTCTTGTGAAAAAGGGGTTCAGGCGCATGATATTTCCCATGCTCACAAAAAGTGAGTTTGTGAAGAACACTCTAATGCTCACGAAGCTGGGGCTTGAGGCGGTGCCAAAGACAAAGAAGTTCTTAAGAGAGCTGGAGAGAGGAGAGCTGAGGGTATCCGTTGATTATACTGGAGAGGAAAAGCTTATTGAAGACCTTAGAAAAGATATAAACAGACTCGCCATGAGCGTTATAACCCTCGGCTTTATGATAGCCACAGCCATAATCCTTCTTTTTGTAGTTCCACATCTTTTGAAGGAGTTTGTAGTCTACCTGATGGCCGGACTGACCATCCTGATGGTGCTTTATGGTTTCGTGAAGCTGAGAAAGACGTAG
- the sucC gene encoding ADP-forming succinate--CoA ligase subunit beta, protein MKLHEHQAKELLKRYGLPVPEGRVAFSPQEALQAAEELGEFPLVVKAQVHCGGRGKAGGVKLVRNMDELQQAVEGMLGKVLKTFQCPDGKPVSRVWIEKATNIEREYYLSITLDRAVSKPVLMASSEGGMEIEEVAKEKPEAIHMLHIDPALGLMPSQARKIAFRLGLPVNEFVKIALALYRAYMELDASLVEINPLVLTKEGSLVLLDAKVELDDNALLRHRDLEEIEDLTQLDPLEVEAKKYNLNYIKLDGNIGCMVNGAGLAMTTMDIIKLAGGEPANFLDVGGGANVEQIANAFRILMADPNVKAVFINIFGGILRCDRLANGLIEAAKIVEIKVPVVVRMEGTNVEEGRRLLAESGLNFINAEDMWDGAKKAVEKASKGG, encoded by the coding sequence ATGAAGCTGCACGAGCATCAGGCAAAGGAGCTTCTGAAAAGATACGGACTACCCGTTCCAGAGGGAAGGGTTGCCTTTTCTCCACAGGAGGCTCTGCAGGCGGCAGAAGAACTCGGTGAGTTTCCCCTTGTGGTAAAGGCACAAGTGCACTGTGGTGGGCGTGGAAAGGCTGGAGGCGTAAAGCTGGTCAGGAATATGGATGAGCTTCAGCAGGCGGTAGAGGGAATGCTTGGCAAGGTTCTCAAAACCTTTCAGTGTCCCGATGGCAAGCCCGTCAGCAGGGTCTGGATAGAGAAGGCGACCAACATTGAAAGGGAATACTACCTTTCCATTACCCTTGACAGGGCGGTTTCAAAGCCCGTGCTCATGGCTTCTTCGGAAGGTGGTATGGAAATAGAGGAAGTGGCAAAGGAAAAGCCCGAAGCCATACACATGCTACACATAGACCCAGCCCTTGGTCTTATGCCCTCTCAGGCAAGAAAAATAGCCTTCAGACTGGGGCTTCCGGTAAACGAGTTTGTGAAGATAGCTCTGGCTCTATACAGAGCATACATGGAGCTGGATGCAAGCCTTGTGGAGATAAACCCTCTTGTGCTCACTAAGGAGGGAAGCCTTGTGCTTTTAGACGCCAAGGTGGAGCTGGATGACAATGCCCTCCTCAGGCACAGAGACCTTGAAGAAATTGAAGACCTCACCCAGCTTGACCCCCTTGAGGTGGAGGCAAAAAAATACAACCTCAACTACATAAAGCTGGATGGGAACATAGGCTGTATGGTAAACGGTGCAGGACTTGCCATGACCACCATGGACATAATAAAGCTTGCCGGAGGCGAGCCCGCCAACTTCCTTGACGTGGGTGGAGGAGCAAACGTGGAACAGATAGCCAACGCCTTCAGAATACTCATGGCAGACCCAAATGTAAAGGCAGTCTTTATAAACATCTTTGGTGGAATTCTGCGTTGCGACAGGCTGGCAAATGGTCTCATAGAGGCAGCAAAAATCGTGGAGATAAAGGTGCCCGTGGTTGTCCGCATGGAGGGCACCAACGTTGAGGAGGGAAGAAGACTCCTTGCAGAATCTGGGCTCAACTTCATAAACGCAGAGGACATGTGGGATGGAGCCAAAAAGGCAGTGGAGAAGGCATCTAAAGGAGGTTAG
- the sucD gene encoding succinate--CoA ligase subunit alpha, whose protein sequence is MSILVDKNTKVVVQGITGKEGSFHATQCKAYGTQVVAGVTPGKAGQQVEGIPVFNTVEDAVRETGANCSLIFVPPAFAGDAIVEALDAGIRLVVCITEGIPVRDMMMVKDYMRKNYPDAKLIGPNCPGVITPGEAKVGIMPGHIFKRGTIGIVSRSGTLTYEASYQLTQYGLGQSTAVGIGGDPVHGLSHRDVIAMFNEDPETEAILMIGEIGGTAEEEAAEYIKGYVKKPVFAYIAGITAPPGRRMGHAGAIISGGKGTAQAKMEALRDAGVHVIENPAFIGKRVAETLGRL, encoded by the coding sequence ATGTCAATCCTTGTAGACAAAAACACAAAGGTAGTCGTTCAGGGCATCACGGGTAAAGAGGGCTCTTTCCATGCCACCCAGTGCAAGGCATACGGCACTCAGGTGGTGGCAGGTGTTACGCCCGGCAAGGCAGGTCAGCAGGTGGAGGGTATACCTGTTTTCAACACCGTAGAGGATGCAGTCAGAGAAACCGGTGCCAACTGCTCTCTTATATTCGTCCCTCCAGCTTTTGCAGGGGATGCTATAGTGGAGGCCCTTGATGCAGGCATAAGGCTTGTAGTCTGCATCACCGAAGGCATACCCGTCAGGGACATGATGATGGTAAAGGACTATATGAGGAAAAACTACCCTGATGCAAAGCTTATAGGACCCAACTGCCCCGGGGTGATAACCCCTGGAGAGGCAAAGGTGGGCATAATGCCCGGACACATATTTAAAAGAGGAACAATCGGCATAGTTTCAAGGAGCGGAACGCTCACCTACGAAGCCTCTTACCAGCTCACCCAGTATGGGCTTGGACAATCCACTGCCGTGGGCATAGGCGGGGACCCTGTGCACGGGCTTTCTCACAGGGATGTTATTGCCATGTTCAACGAAGACCCGGAAACGGAAGCCATACTCATGATAGGGGAGATCGGTGGAACCGCAGAGGAAGAGGCGGCGGAGTATATAAAGGGCTATGTAAAAAAGCCCGTCTTTGCCTACATAGCTGGCATAACCGCACCACCGGGAAGACGCATGGGACACGCAGGAGCCATAATAAGCGGAGGTAAAGGCACCGCTCAGGCAAAGATGGAAGCTCTCAGAGATGCAGGGGTTCATGTTATAGAAAACCCTGCCTTCATAGGTAAGAGAGTGGCGGAGACACTTGGCAGGCTATGA
- a CDS encoding ferredoxin, translated as MALKTMVDPDTCTSCELCYDRVPEVYKNRGDGIAEVVSPGPDGWMMVPAELENEVKEVTDECPSGSIITEEV; from the coding sequence ATGGCTTTGAAGACTATGGTTGACCCAGACACCTGTACCTCATGCGAGCTCTGCTACGATAGAGTTCCAGAGGTTTACAAGAATAGAGGCGATGGCATAGCTGAAGTTGTCAGCCCCGGACCCGACGGTTGGATGATGGTGCCTGCCGAGCTAGAGAACGAGGTTAAAGAGGTTACAGACGAATGCCCGAGCGGGTCCATAATAACGGAAGAAGTTTAA
- a CDS encoding ferredoxin, with product MPERVHNNGRSLRIKVDIDTCTACELCYDRLPEVFVDRGDGIPLVMIKVPLESVYGELLQVAEDCPSGSIILY from the coding sequence ATGCCCGAGCGGGTCCATAATAACGGAAGAAGTTTAAGGATAAAGGTTGACATAGATACCTGCACCGCATGCGAGCTCTGCTACGACAGACTACCAGAGGTCTTCGTTGATAGGGGGGATGGCATCCCCCTCGTTATGATAAAAGTGCCCCTTGAGAGCGTCTACGGGGAGCTTCTTCAGGTAGCAGAGGACTGTCCCAGCGGCTCTATCATTCTTTACTGA
- a CDS encoding MBL fold metallo-hydrolase: MDRIVFLGTAGGRASVFRFLRRSGGFLLFLSGNTVHVDPGPGAFVYLHQMGIDPRHIDLVVLSHIHLDHSSDVNSVIESATDGGKIRRVALFAPRSAFEGQHRVVLPFIRERLAMEGFLKEGEELSYGTVNVSAVMKHTHHGAETYALLFNRKVLYVSCALYEDRMLQAYPHNVDLMIINTTLYRKTKPIDHLTVEDAEKLIANLKPRKVILTHFGYEFLTQHDPERVAEELSHKYGIPVLSAKDFMEVSL, encoded by the coding sequence TTGGACAGGATTGTTTTTCTCGGAACTGCAGGCGGTAGAGCGAGCGTATTCAGGTTTTTGAGAAGGTCTGGAGGTTTTTTGCTCTTCCTTTCGGGAAACACAGTGCACGTGGACCCCGGACCAGGAGCCTTTGTTTATCTTCATCAAATGGGGATTGACCCGCGACATATTGACCTTGTAGTTCTCTCTCATATACATCTTGACCACTCCTCTGACGTGAACTCTGTGATAGAATCGGCCACCGATGGCGGAAAGATAAGGCGCGTGGCGCTGTTTGCTCCAAGGTCGGCCTTTGAGGGACAGCACAGAGTAGTTTTGCCTTTCATAAGAGAAAGGCTTGCAATGGAGGGCTTTCTGAAAGAAGGAGAAGAACTCTCCTACGGGACTGTAAATGTAAGTGCAGTTATGAAACATACCCATCACGGTGCAGAAACCTATGCCCTTCTGTTTAACCGTAAGGTCCTCTACGTATCCTGTGCTCTGTATGAAGACAGAATGCTGCAGGCATATCCCCATAATGTGGATTTAATGATTATAAACACCACCCTCTACAGGAAGACAAAGCCCATAGACCATCTTACCGTTGAGGATGCAGAAAAGCTCATAGCCAACCTGAAACCCAGGAAGGTTATACTTACCCATTTTGGGTATGAGTTCCTGACACAGCATGACCCAGAGAGGGTCGCTGAGGAATTATCCCATAAATACGGAATTCCCGTCCTTTCAGCAAAAGACTTCATGGAGGTAAGCCTTTAG
- a CDS encoding VTT domain-containing protein, whose product MLEHLFPQLKKWAEEFVQEHGYTALFLLSFTESIIQPVPPYPFIVSAPIFRLSPYTAGLVAFAGNILGALVAYYLAKFLGEAFVKKIFGKRLYLKGEALFNRYGFWAVLVGEPYKLVCWLAGLFHMPLWSFIVASLIARALRIGVFVLFGDVLERILN is encoded by the coding sequence GTGCTTGAGCACCTCTTCCCCCAGCTGAAAAAATGGGCAGAGGAGTTTGTGCAGGAGCATGGCTATACAGCCCTCTTTTTGCTCTCCTTTACAGAGTCCATAATACAGCCGGTCCCACCCTACCCTTTTATAGTAAGTGCTCCCATATTCAGGCTAAGCCCCTATACTGCTGGGCTGGTTGCTTTTGCAGGGAATATACTGGGTGCTCTGGTTGCCTACTATCTTGCAAAGTTTCTTGGAGAGGCCTTTGTAAAAAAGATTTTTGGCAAAAGGCTGTATCTGAAGGGAGAAGCCCTCTTCAACAGATATGGCTTCTGGGCTGTTCTTGTGGGAGAACCTTACAAGCTGGTGTGCTGGCTTGCGGGGCTTTTCCACATGCCCCTGTGGAGCTTTATAGTGGCAAGCCTTATAGCAAGGGCACTGAGGATTGGAGTCTTCGTTCTCTTCGGGGATGTTCTGGAGAGGATTCTGAATTAA
- a CDS encoding M23 family metallopeptidase, translating into MKKYIFAIALVGALCKPIMDASPMGIGGPSEVSYQSGEQPGDEIFDVDTVSKIIATEMSLEEAMRELVNVKTVETVRPDLWPVVGVITSDYGWRNMGGRREFHTGIDISAPYGTPVVSAAEGRVIYAGWIRGYGKTVIIYHGYGFATIYAHLSDIKVSYSDRVVKGQIIGSVGTTGRAFGPHLHYEVLKYGVRQNPIAYLP; encoded by the coding sequence ATGAAGAAGTATATCTTTGCCATTGCCCTGGTGGGAGCTCTCTGCAAGCCCATAATGGACGCGTCTCCCATGGGTATAGGTGGGCCTTCAGAGGTCTCTTACCAGAGCGGTGAACAGCCCGGCGATGAAATTTTTGACGTTGATACGGTAAGCAAGATTATAGCCACTGAGATGTCTCTTGAAGAGGCCATGAGGGAGCTTGTCAATGTGAAAACCGTTGAGACTGTAAGACCAGACCTCTGGCCCGTTGTGGGTGTTATAACCTCCGACTACGGATGGAGAAATATGGGAGGAAGAAGGGAGTTTCATACTGGAATAGACATATCGGCACCCTATGGGACCCCAGTGGTTTCAGCGGCAGAAGGCAGAGTCATATATGCAGGATGGATAAGAGGCTACGGAAAGACTGTAATAATCTATCATGGTTATGGCTTTGCCACCATATATGCTCATTTATCAGACATCAAGGTTTCCTACTCAGACAGGGTTGTAAAGGGTCAGATAATAGGAAGTGTGGGAACCACCGGAAGAGCCTTTGGTCCACATCTCCACTATGAGGTTCTGAAATACGGAGTGAGGCAGAACCCCATAGCCTATCTGCCTTAG
- a CDS encoding DUF507 family protein gives MRLPEKLVERIADRILKELYENERIIEPEDPYAFKKKIVAIFREAEEQERLLDEKTKEILKEKLELLEETSLDYRTAYKTVRSKLAEEMNIHTSRRERMNQIAHRIRDMIMEDPEVEIYEEPGIIRNRIREILMEAVKEEEEIDREVRERIRSYSKRIVEGTPEWNHLYKRIYEDALKRRGLL, from the coding sequence ATGAGGCTACCCGAGAAGCTTGTGGAGAGAATAGCAGACAGGATTTTAAAGGAACTTTATGAAAATGAAAGAATAATAGAGCCGGAGGACCCTTATGCCTTTAAGAAAAAGATAGTTGCCATATTCAGGGAAGCAGAGGAGCAGGAGAGACTGCTTGATGAAAAAACGAAGGAGATACTCAAAGAAAAGCTTGAGCTTCTTGAAGAAACCAGTCTTGATTACAGAACAGCATACAAAACAGTCAGGAGCAAGCTGGCAGAGGAGATGAACATACACACAAGTAGAAGGGAGAGGATGAACCAGATAGCCCACAGGATAAGGGATATGATAATGGAAGACCCTGAAGTGGAGATATACGAGGAGCCCGGTATCATAAGAAACAGGATAAGGGAAATACTCATGGAGGCAGTAAAGGAAGAAGAAGAGATAGACAGAGAGGTGAGAGAAAGGATAAGGTCCTACTCAAAGAGAATCGTGGAAGGCACTCCAGAGTGGAATCACCTCTACAAAAGGATATACGAAGATGCCCTGAAGAGAAGGGGGCTTCTCTAA
- a CDS encoding methyltransferase — MEEFKEFVFFRGKVRFRQPKAHRLSIVEVLFVANLRGIKKNSRVLDLGAGFGALSILTALRYGCEVWAMERDHLMLELLKENVILNKLEEKIHILELDLRKARDFLGAQSFNVVVANPPFYRGQSTYNQYHHETDTSLEDFIKTAGFLLKDGGHFNLLIASGRLVDAIIHMKNNRIEAAHLRFFYPKLHKNSKIVRIHGLKNLRPYPVIEKPLIINEDDGGYTQEVMNLLECFI; from the coding sequence TTGGAAGAGTTTAAGGAGTTTGTTTTTTTCAGGGGGAAGGTAAGGTTCAGACAACCAAAAGCCCACAGGCTCTCCATAGTGGAAGTTCTTTTTGTGGCAAACCTCAGGGGCATAAAGAAAAACTCAAGAGTTCTTGACCTTGGTGCAGGCTTTGGCGCTCTTTCCATACTTACAGCTCTCAGATATGGTTGTGAGGTCTGGGCTATGGAGAGAGACCATTTAATGCTTGAACTTCTGAAAGAAAATGTAATACTCAACAAACTGGAAGAGAAAATTCATATTCTTGAGCTTGACCTCAGAAAGGCAAGGGATTTTTTAGGGGCACAGAGTTTTAACGTGGTAGTTGCCAATCCACCCTTCTATAGGGGACAATCAACCTACAATCAGTATCATCATGAGACAGATACAAGTCTTGAAGATTTTATAAAAACTGCAGGCTTTCTGCTTAAAGATGGAGGACATTTTAACCTTCTAATAGCTTCAGGTCGTCTGGTAGATGCTATTATACACATGAAAAACAACAGAATAGAAGCAGCACACCTTAGATTTTTTTATCCAAAACTGCATAAAAACTCAAAAATAGTGCGCATACATGGTTTAAAAAATCTAAGACCATACCCGGTTATTGAAAAACCTCTGATAATTAACGAGGATGACGGTGGATATACGCAAGAGGTAATGAACCTTCTTGAGTGTTTTATATGA